The Bacteriovorax sp. PP10 nucleotide sequence CTATTTCAGCTCCTTATGCCTATACATTTGATCTTGTAAGAGATCCTGTTCTATTTGATAAATACATTACAACAGTGCAAATGAAAAATTGTAGCGAAAATTCAGACTCAATTGCCTATGTGAAAAAAGCATTAGTAGGAATTGAAGAAGAATTAGAAATGGCAAAACATATTAATACTATATTGGATGATGAGTTGATTCCGAAATTAGAAAAATCAGCTTTAGTTAAGGCAATTGGTAACATTTTTGAAGCAGATAAATTTCAAAAATCTGCTGAAGAAGCTGTTGGTGAAACCGAAGCTCTTTTGGTGAAGCTTGGAAAACAACAAAAGGCATGTGAAAAACAATACCCAAAACTTTTTAAATAATAAAGAAGGCCCCTTATCGGGGCCTTCTTCTTTTTATTGAAGCATTTCGAATTCGATGTGCTGATTGTTCTCATCGTTTTTCCACACACCTTTCATCTGACCTTTTTCCAAATGTCCTTCGAGCACTTTTTTAGACAGTGGGCGAGTGACAATCTGAGAGAAGACCGATTGAAGAGGGCGTGCACCGAAACGAGGGTCATAACCGCGTTTAGCTAACTCTTCGTAGACTTTTTTGTCTAACTGAATTGAAAGCTCTTTACCTTCCAGTCTTTCATTTAACATTTGAACTTGTCGATCAATCAGGTTTGCCATGATTGAAGTATCAAGTGGGTTGTACGTTAAAATCGCATCAAGGCGTCCAAGAACTTCGGGTTTAAAATCAGCTTCTAAATCTTTCGAGTTAGTCGTGATTAAAATGATCGTGTTCTTAAAATCAATAGTGCGACCTTTGTTGTCCGTCAAACGACCATCATCTAAAATCTGTAACAGAATATCAGAGAAGTCGCGATGGGCCTTTTCAACCTCATCAAATAAAATAACCGAGTATGGTTTTCTTCTGATCGCTTCGGTTAGAACACCACCTTCTTCGTAACCTACATAACCTGCAGGCGCACCAATCAGTTTCGAGACGGAATGTTTTTCCGAAAACTCTGAAAGGTCGAAACGAACTAGGTTGTCCTGAGAACCGAATAAGAATTCAGCAAGTGCTTTTGCTGTCTCCGTTTTACCGACACCAGATGGCCCTTTTAATAAGAAAGAACCCAATGGTCTCGATGGATCAGATAAACCCGCATGAGCGGTCACCAGTACTTCCGAAATCTCGTGTAGAGCTTCATCTTGTCCAAAGACCTTATTTTTTAAATATGCTTCCAGTTCAAGGATTTGCTCTTGTTTAGATTTTAAAATCTTCTCAACAGGAATCCCTTTTTGGCGCGAAATAACATTGGCAATATGCTGTGTAGAAAGAACCCATGTATTATGTGAGTTTGCTATTTGTGATTCAATTTCTGGAATCACTGAATATTTTAATTTCGAGGCAGCTTCATAGTCCTGAGTGCGCTGAGCTTGTTCCAGCTCAAACTTAGATCTCTCTAATTGATGTTTTAACTCTGAAACTTTCTTTAGTGCTAAAACTTCATGCTCCCATTTTTCTTTGCCTAACTGAAATTTTTCTTCCAACTGCTTAATTTCTTTTTCGATGTCAGACGATTTACTCTGCGACTTAGCGTAGATTTTTTTCGTTCTGATTTCACCTTCTAGTTCTGCGAGGTCGGCAGGCATTGCTTCTGCGGATAATTTGAGTGCTGAACTCGCTTCATCGATAAGATCAATTGCTTTGTCTGGTAAGTTTTTATCAGGGATATACTGGCTAGACAAAAAGACAGCATCGTAAATAGCTCTGTCAGATATTTTAATTCCATGGTGAATCTCCATCTTTTCTCTGATACCCATCAAAATTTCAATCGCGTCTTCTTTAGTCGGTTCATCCACTGGAACTGCACGAAAACGTCGATCAAGAGCTGAATCATTCAGAATATATTTTTGATACTCTTCGGGCGTCGTTGCCCCAATACAATGTAGCTCTCCACGTGCAAGAGCAGGTTTTAATAAATTAGCTGCGTCCATCGCCCCGTCAGTTCTTCCGGCACCAACAAGTTGGTGAAGCTCATCGATAAAAAGAATCGCTTGCCCGTTTTGGTCTTTAATAAATTTTAATAGAGTTTGTAATCTCTCTTCAAATTCACCACGGTATTTTGTTCCGGCCATTAAAGCACCAAGCTCTAATGAGTAAACTGTTTTACCTTCTAAGACATCAGGCACTTTTCCTTTTACGATAGCGTCCGCTAAACCTTCAACGATCGCAGTCTTACCAACACCGGCAGGTCCTACTAGGACAGGATTATTTTTTCCTCTACGTCCTAGAATTTCCATTACGGCGCGGATCTCTTTCGAGCGGCCGATAACAGGATCTAATTTCCCGCTCTCGGCAAGCTCGTTAAGATTGATAAGGAAGTTTGGCTTTTCAGTGACTCCCTCAGCATTTTCAGTTTTAAGATCATTGTAGTCGATCTTAAATTCTGGCAGCATTTGCGCCAGATATTTCAGCAGGTCGGTCTCAGTTACTTCCTGACGGCCGTTTTGAATGGCGTTTGATGAAGCATAAGTCAGCCACTCAGAGAATTTACTGCTGGCCTTGAGATGCTCCATTTCCAACTTAGTTTTAGTTGTTGGTATGTTTTTCAAAAGAGTTTCTAATTCTTTCGAGTATTTTTTTAGTGATCTACTTGAAAAAGTTTGTGGGTTGTTGATCAATCCATAAACCAGATGTTCCGGAGTTAGTTCACTATGTTTTCTTTTAAGCGCTTCACTTTGAGCAATGGATAGAGATCCCTCAACGATGCTGTCAAATTTGTTCATATTCCTCCCTTAAAGTCAGTCGACGCTTGAAGACGTCTTTCTATTAACTAAGATGGGGTCATAAGTGTGGGTGTCAAGGTTGACGCTAAAGTTTTACTACCTAAGCTTTTGACGAATATGAATAATGCTTATCTAAATGATCAAGAATTCATATTCTTATTATTGCGCTCATATTTAACTGATAGGTCAGCCCTCATTTATTTTTTTATTTCCAATAGTGCCTAGTTATTACCAGTACATCTAGATTCAACTCTAAAAACGCTAGTGCTTATCAAGTCTCCATATAAGGAGCATTGACAAAATGTGCAGTATACCGTACAGTGACAAAGCAGGACATGTTCGAATATTAAAGACATTCGAATTCTCTTCCTGGTTAAAAAAGCAACCACCAAAAACAATGGCCATAGTGACGGCCAGAATAGATATGCTTTCAATTGGACATTACGGTGATCATAAAAGATTTGATGGGCTGATTGAACTTCGTTGGAAAAATGGAATTCGAGTTTATTCTTTTATGTGGAATAAATCTTTGATCGTTGCGATTTCTGGAGGAAACAAAAATGGGCAAAACCGTGACATTAAAAAAGCAAAAAAAATCAGAGAAGAAATCATTAACGGAACACGTTCCGTTTAAGAGTAAAATTTTAAAAGACTCATCGGTTATTGCTGAAGCTCTTTTAGATTGTATTAAAAGTGGAGACCTTTTAACTTTTAGAGAGCTGCTTTATGCGCACCTAATGACGGTAAACAAAGTTGAACTAGCAAAAAAGGCCGGGATTGGACGCAGGACTCTATACGATCTTATTGATCCTAAAAAAGAATTTAATCCAGAATTGTCGACAATTTCTGCACTTATTCAAGCTTTAGCGGCTTAAACTTACTTGGCAACACGCCTTCAAAAACAGATAATTCCACTTATGAATTTTGAACAAAACGATTTAATAAAACTCACCACTGTGACCATGCCTTTTGGTAAGTATCAGGGAAGGCTACTCATAGATCTTCCTGAAAGTTACGTCCTATGGTTTTACGATCAAGGTTTCCCAAAAGGGGAACTTGGAACACTTCTAGGTCTTTTATATGAGATTAAGCTCAACGGACTGGATGATTTAATCAATCCATTAAAAGACTATAAGTGAGATGAATTAAAATGAGAGACCAAAAACTTCACCACATTTTGAAAGAAACATTCGGGTATGATAATTTCAGATTCGAGCAGTACAACATCATCAATTCAATTTTAGATGGTAAAGACACGCTTGCAATTATGCCTACCGGTGGTGGTAAGTCTTTGTGTTACCAAATCCCGGCCTTGTATCTTGATGGAGTGACATTAGTTATCTCTCCATTAATTTCTCTTATGCACGATCAGGTTATGAACTTGAAAGAGTATGGGGTAGAAGCAGTCTTTTTAAATTCATCTCAAAATTACGGTGAAGCTCAAAAAGCAAAAGCTAAAATTTTAAATGGTACTGTTAAAATTATCTACGTTTCACCCGAGGGAATCCTAAGTGGTGCTCTGGCGGGATTCTTTGATCAGATTAATGTTTCACTTATCGCCATTGATGAGGCCCACTGTGTGTCTCAATGGGGACATGAGTTCAGAAAAGACTATACACGCTTAGGTGAATTGAAAGAAAGATTCCCTGACGTTCCGGTGATTGCATTAACTGCTACGGCAGATGCAAAAACAAGAGTTGATATTACCAATCAGTTACATATGAAAGCGCCTTCGGTTTTTGTTTCATCATTTGATCGTCCGAATATTAAATACATGATCCTTGAGCGCAGTGATGAAATTAAGCAGCTTGATGAGTTTATTAAAACTCACCATCCCGATGATACGGGGATTGTTTACTGTCTATCGCGCGATAAAGTTGAGCGTGTTGCAACCGCTTTAAATAAACTTGGGTACAAAGCTGTTCCATATCATGCTGGTCTTTCTCAAAATGAAAGAGCGTTGAATCAGGAACTCTTTAACATTGAAGAAAAAATCATCGTTGTTGCTACCATCGCTTTTGGGATGGGGATCGACAGACCTGACGTTCGTTTTGTGGCCCATCTTGATTTACCAAAAAGTATTGAGAGTTATTACCAGGAAACGGGGCGAGCGGGCCGTGATGGAAAGGCCTCTACTGCATGGATGATCTATGGTCTTCAGGACATTGTGAAGCTTTCACAAATGCTCGAGACAACTGACGCCGATGAAAATTATAAAAAAGTTGCACGCTTTAAATTAGATTGCATGCTTGCTTTATGTGAAGCGGCCGCTTGTCGAAGAAGTTATCTGCTTCGCTACTTTGGCGAGATTGGAGCAGAGACTTGCGGGTATTGTGATTCTTGTATCGAACCACCAACTCTTTGGGACGCAACTGTCGATGCTCAAAAAATGCTATCTACTATCTATAGAACCAATCAGTCCTTTGGTGCCGGTCACATAATCGATGTTATTCGCGGAAGTAAAAACCAAAAGATTAATGATAGAAATCATCATGCGCTTTCAGTTTATGGAATTGGAAAGGATCAGCCTAAGGAGCACTGGAATAGTGTTCTAAGACAGCTTTTAAACCTTAATTACATCCATATAAAAAATTGGGAGTACAGAAGCCTTGCTTTAACCAGCAAAGCTCAGGAAATCCTTACAGGTAAAATTAAGCTTGAATTAAGAAAGCAGGATGAATCGGTGGCCCGTGCTAAAACGGCCGCGAAACAAGATAAGAAAAGAGTGGCCTCGAAAACCACAGGCGCTGCTCACGGTCAAAATGAACTTTTTGATGCTCTTAAAGATCTTAGGAATCGTCTGGCAAAAGAGAAGAATCTCCCTTCTTATATTGTTTTCAATGATAAATCGCTGCACGACATGTGCGCTTTAAGACCTAGAAACGCTTCGGAGTTTTTAATGGTCCATGGGGTTGGGCAAAATAAGCTGGAAAATTACGGGACTGTATTTATTGATACTATAAATAAATTTTTGTAGTAAACTGAAATAGACCGTTAAACCAAAAAAGGAGTTTCCCATGGCTAAAGGACAAGATAAGGGTAAGGATAAAGGCAAGGAAAAAACTAAGCCGAAACTTACGACAAAAGAAAAACAAGATAAGAAAAAAGAAAAAACGAAAAAAGCTTACTAAAAATAAAGGCCCCATTTGGGGCCTTTGTTATTTATGGAAGCTTGTAAGGCATTGCCCCTAAAAAGTCTTTCTTACCCACATCAACACCATTGTGTCTTAAAATCGCGTAAGCAGTTGTCACGTGAAAATAAAGATTCGGAATCATATGGTGAATTACATATTCATTTCCTGTAAGCGTCTTACCTTCCCAACGTGGTTGAGTGATCGTCGCTGTTGCTGCATTTTTGTAATCTTCTGGTTTGAAGCTTTCAAGGTATGCAATCGTCGACTGAATACGAGCTTTAACTTCAGCTAAAGTTTTTTCACTGTCATCGTTAGATGGAGCAGCTTTTCCAGTTAAACGAGAAGCTCCTAGTTTTGCTGTGTCACAAGCAATCTGTACTTGTCTGATTAGGTTAAACTGATCTGGTGCAAGTCTTGATTGAAGAAGAACATCAACATCGAATTTTTTAGAGTCAGCATATCCAGCTGCTTTTTCGAAAAAAGAGTCCATATTTTTTAAAGTTTTGATAAATTGAGTTACTGTAAGTTCATAAATCATGAAGCCTCCAAAATTGAATTTTTTCTACAGTAACTAACCGGTACGAGTTATGTCAATTTTAGATGCATTAAGATTGATTAGTGGATAATATTGATACCATGAAAAATATTATGAATGACTTTAGTCTCTCTACAATTGTCGCAGGTTTTATTGCAGTTCTTGTGGGTTACACCAGTTCGGCCGTTATTGTTTTCCAAGCAGCTACAGCAGCAGGGGCGAGTGCAGCCCAGGCCGGAGCTTGGCTTGGTATCATTTGTGTTGCCATGGGAATTCTTACAATATCTCTTTCAGCAAAATATAAAATTCCTATTATGTTTGCATGGTCAACACCTGGAGCAGCTCTACTAATTACCAGCGTTGGAGGATTTACTC carries:
- a CDS encoding ATP-dependent Clp protease ATP-binding subunit; protein product: MNKFDSIVEGSLSIAQSEALKRKHSELTPEHLVYGLINNPQTFSSRSLKKYSKELETLLKNIPTTKTKLEMEHLKASSKFSEWLTYASSNAIQNGRQEVTETDLLKYLAQMLPEFKIDYNDLKTENAEGVTEKPNFLINLNELAESGKLDPVIGRSKEIRAVMEILGRRGKNNPVLVGPAGVGKTAIVEGLADAIVKGKVPDVLEGKTVYSLELGALMAGTKYRGEFEERLQTLLKFIKDQNGQAILFIDELHQLVGAGRTDGAMDAANLLKPALARGELHCIGATTPEEYQKYILNDSALDRRFRAVPVDEPTKEDAIEILMGIREKMEIHHGIKISDRAIYDAVFLSSQYIPDKNLPDKAIDLIDEASSALKLSAEAMPADLAELEGEIRTKKIYAKSQSKSSDIEKEIKQLEEKFQLGKEKWEHEVLALKKVSELKHQLERSKFELEQAQRTQDYEAASKLKYSVIPEIESQIANSHNTWVLSTQHIANVISRQKGIPVEKILKSKQEQILELEAYLKNKVFGQDEALHEISEVLVTAHAGLSDPSRPLGSFLLKGPSGVGKTETAKALAEFLFGSQDNLVRFDLSEFSEKHSVSKLIGAPAGYVGYEEGGVLTEAIRRKPYSVILFDEVEKAHRDFSDILLQILDDGRLTDNKGRTIDFKNTIILITTNSKDLEADFKPEVLGRLDAILTYNPLDTSIMANLIDRQVQMLNERLEGKELSIQLDKKVYEELAKRGYDPRFGARPLQSVFSQIVTRPLSKKVLEGHLEKGQMKGVWKNDENNQHIEFEMLQ
- a CDS encoding DUF3820 family protein; protein product: MNFEQNDLIKLTTVTMPFGKYQGRLLIDLPESYVLWFYDQGFPKGELGTLLGLLYEIKLNGLDDLINPLKDYK
- the recQ gene encoding DNA helicase RecQ; amino-acid sequence: MRDQKLHHILKETFGYDNFRFEQYNIINSILDGKDTLAIMPTGGGKSLCYQIPALYLDGVTLVISPLISLMHDQVMNLKEYGVEAVFLNSSQNYGEAQKAKAKILNGTVKIIYVSPEGILSGALAGFFDQINVSLIAIDEAHCVSQWGHEFRKDYTRLGELKERFPDVPVIALTATADAKTRVDITNQLHMKAPSVFVSSFDRPNIKYMILERSDEIKQLDEFIKTHHPDDTGIVYCLSRDKVERVATALNKLGYKAVPYHAGLSQNERALNQELFNIEEKIIVVATIAFGMGIDRPDVRFVAHLDLPKSIESYYQETGRAGRDGKASTAWMIYGLQDIVKLSQMLETTDADENYKKVARFKLDCMLALCEAAACRRSYLLRYFGEIGAETCGYCDSCIEPPTLWDATVDAQKMLSTIYRTNQSFGAGHIIDVIRGSKNQKINDRNHHALSVYGIGKDQPKEHWNSVLRQLLNLNYIHIKNWEYRSLALTSKAQEILTGKIKLELRKQDESVARAKTAAKQDKKRVASKTTGAAHGQNELFDALKDLRNRLAKEKNLPSYIVFNDKSLHDMCALRPRNASEFLMVHGVGQNKLENYGTVFIDTINKFL
- a CDS encoding DUF1993 domain-containing protein, whose product is MIYELTVTQFIKTLKNMDSFFEKAAGYADSKKFDVDVLLQSRLAPDQFNLIRQVQIACDTAKLGASRLTGKAAPSNDDSEKTLAEVKARIQSTIAYLESFKPEDYKNAATATITQPRWEGKTLTGNEYVIHHMIPNLYFHVTTAYAILRHNGVDVGKKDFLGAMPYKLP